The Desulfomonilia bacterium DNA segment GGGATCGATCACAATCCGGACTGGCCGGCGACCTGTCTGTCCGGTTTTGAAGGAGTTCGCCCTGAAAAAGCGCCCATTCCGGTTGCCGCACCTACCGAAACAAAACCGGTACTGCTTTTGGGGTACGCTGGCGATACTCGTGCACAATGGCAGCGCAAGCTTAATTTTCAAAAAGCCTGTGATGAATTGGCCATACCCTGTATATATGGGGAGATCCCTGCATTGCTCAGCGCAAATATCAGCGCCCTCGTCTTGAATTCCAGTCCCGAAACGATCACGAATTCCAGCGCTGCACTCCAGGAAGCAGTGGATCGTGGCATTCCTGTTTTTGTGCTGGACGCCGAAATCGACATAGACGGCGTCTACACCATCACGGCAGATCACGATGAGATGCTGCGTACCACGCTGAATATTTTGTTTCAAGCGAGCGGCAGATCGGGAGAATTTGCCTACTTTGATTTTAATCCGTCACAGAAAGATGCACAGCGCATCCAGAACCTGCTTGAAAAAGAGTATCCAGATATCCAGGTCGTAACCACGGACACGCAGCGATACAATTTCAATCAGGATGAATTCATTTTCAATGATCTGGTCAGCGCATACCCGTCTCTGAAAGCCGTTTGGACAAATGCCGCGTATACCAGCGCGGTTTTCGGGATTGTGAACAACATCAGCGACCCGGACCGGTATCCGATGCTGACCTGTGATTCCACCAAAGAGGGCTTTTACATCTGGAAAGACCGTATAACCGAACATCCTGGATTTTCGTGTGTGGCAGTTAGTAATCCGCCCGGCATCGCCTATGATGCGGTGCATGCCGCTCATTTCTTACTGAGCGGCGAAACAATCGATTCATCCGCACTGAAAGGCAGCTACGGCAACGCGTTCCTCGTGGATTTTCCTGTCATTACCAATGACAATCTGCTCGATGCGCTGGAAGTCATCGAGTACGAGGACGATGATTTTCATACAGACCGGTTGATGTCCCCGGACGAGATCCTAGACCGCTGGTTTGAATAAGGGTTTCATGGGGATTGGAGATGGCAGTGCCTGCAGCTTCAACCGACAAACCGATTTGCTGTTTGCGTCGATCCGGGAGACTGCCGCGAATTCCCATGAGGATTATCATTTCATATAAGATAATAGACATTTTTTGTCTATTATCTTATATAAAACAACCCAACGTATCTACACCTTCAAAAAACCATTTTCAAATGCGTCGGGATAAACAAAGCTTTTTTGACCCTGTTCAAATGCCACGGTAATCTCTCCTTTGTCGAGCTCAATCACGCTGCCAGCTCCGAACGAATTATGCCGCACAATTGAACCCACTGTAATATTATATGTGTCTACCTTCGGCTTTTCTTCGATCCTTACCGGTTGTGGTGCAAAGGGAGGTTTTATCCCAAAACTGGCTGTGATCAACTCGGGCAAAGATGTCGCACCCCTGTTTTTGCGGGCATGCTTTGGGTAGGCAGCCGGTTTTGCGCTTTTCGTTACGACCGGTTCTTCCGCTTCCTCCTGATCTTCATCTAAATCTACCGAAAAGCCCTCATCCGGCAATTCCGGAACATAATCAGCTGACGGTTCCATCGTAAACTGCTGGTTGTAAAACAACGCTTCATATTCGCTGCGTTTGATCACGATGTCCCATCCGCCGATATCCTCCCCCGCATGCTTATCAATACCGGTGTAGGAGAGGCTGGAATCCTCATAACGCTTGAATTTTGTAATGGCGTCATTCATAATGGAGCTATTGAAAACATTCAACGAGACTAACAGCTCAAAATCCTTGACATCCAGTCCGGTGACCTTATTGAACAGCCCGGGTTCCAACTGCGTGATCACGTCTTGCAGCGAGTGTTCCCGATAGTCAGTGAGATACATGAAGATCGGAATGCGCGTGGCAAATTTGATCAGCTTTTCCTGAATCTGTTTGCGCATTGATTTGTATTCTTTTTCTTCGTCAGTAAGTTCTTTTTTCTCTTTCGGTGAAAGACCATCGGTTCCGATTTGTTTCGCCTTTTTAACCGTTTCAGATTTATTGATGATCATCTCGATGTCAGCATTCAAGCTGCGGAATCCTTCAATGCGCATCAGAGCTGCCATCGCCTCTTTGCTAGCCATCAAGCGGGCTAGCGTATCATTATCCACATTGACCAGTAAAGCGGATTCCCAACGTTTGGCCAGCAGCGTTGCCGATGTGCCCGCCAAGGCAATATCCAAAATTTCCTGTGCGTTGATCTGCTTCA contains these protein-coding regions:
- a CDS encoding substrate-binding domain-containing protein; the protein is MKRYIRCTAIATIVWIVLLSGHASAATDSNAHAALPLAAAAMVSPLSTSPAMPIETPSIPCNIVFETDRDGNHEVYSMAPDGSQMRNLTENSAYDAEPAWSPDGSRIAFVSNRSMDERESGNYILIMDADGSNVHPLTFEDDSAAPDWSHDGSQITYSHHGDIYIIPADGSGPSINLTKSSEQEMQPAWSPDDSQIAWLRKEGDQTWLFVMNADGSHVQQLTQNGNVYDVFWTIDGEIFTHWDHPDGVCSNCVMQADGSNVRNAGGKGGIQQYLPFKTVDGERVECVSVDILTGDEEIYLVGDIYPDNFLNLTKHPGIDHNPDWPATCLSGFEGVRPEKAPIPVAAPTETKPVLLLGYAGDTRAQWQRKLNFQKACDELAIPCIYGEIPALLSANISALVLNSSPETITNSSAALQEAVDRGIPVFVLDAEIDIDGVYTITADHDEMLRTTLNILFQASGRSGEFAYFDFNPSQKDAQRIQNLLEKEYPDIQVVTTDTQRYNFNQDEFIFNDLVSAYPSLKAVWTNAAYTSAVFGIVNNISDPDRYPMLTCDSTKEGFYIWKDRITEHPGFSCVAVSNPPGIAYDAVHAAHFLLSGETIDSSALKGSYGNAFLVDFPVITNDNLLDALEVIEYEDDDFHTDRLMSPDEILDRWFE